The proteins below come from a single Bactrocera tryoni isolate S06 unplaced genomic scaffold, CSIRO_BtryS06_freeze2 scaffold_25, whole genome shotgun sequence genomic window:
- the LOC120780576 gene encoding uncharacterized protein LOC120780576 gives MVSAKLFFVASILVTSLLTANAGLLDYVYPALMTAFYSQVPTKEGYRFKQEDPNGSSREEIGVIMNPDTPDEELVIMGMYKVYDEKTDTETITMYTADKNGYQPRFKLKNRKLSSKLLMTSTG, from the exons TTCTTCGTTGCCTCAATTCTTGTCACATCATTGCTCACCGCAAATGCCGGATTGTTGGACTATGTTTACCCCGCACTTATGACCGCGTTCTACAGTCAAGTGCCAACTAAGGAGGGCTATCGATTCAA GCAGGAGGACCCAAATGGCAGTTCACGTGAGGAAATTGGCGTTATTATGAATCCAGATACGCCGGATGAGGAATTGGTGATAATGGGCATGTACAAGGTGTATGACGAGAAAACCGATACCGAGACGATAACGATGTATACAGCCGATAAAAATGGTTATCAACCGCGTTTTAAATTGAAGAATCGTAAACTAAGTTCCAAGCTCTTAATGACGTCGACTGGTTAA